One window of the Paenibacillus beijingensis genome contains the following:
- a CDS encoding M20 metallopeptidase family protein: MLAKWQEQLENMYDQMVAWRRHLHQHPELSFQEVVTPKMIASILESYGIEVRRNVGGRGVVGKIAGGRPGKTIALRADFDALPIQDEKDVPYKSTVPGVMHACGHDGHTATLLAVAKVLSEHREQLAGNVVLLHQHAEEVAPGGAIAMIEDGCLDGVDVVFGSHLNSKTPLGTYEYNSGAFAAAADIFEIKVQGRGGHGASPHETVDAVVVGAQIVNHLQTIVSRHVNPMKPAVVTIGSFHAGNAENVIADTAVLKGIVRTFDPDVRDDIEQEFKHIVESVCASFRASCEIEYTKGYPALVNHEEEANVFANVIRNTVHDGILEVASPTMGSEDFAYFLHHKPGMFFNTGAGNADGAHYPHHHPKFDFDEKAMIYAGKAMLSLVHHYTIA, encoded by the coding sequence ATGCTGGCGAAATGGCAGGAACAATTAGAAAACATGTATGATCAAATGGTCGCGTGGAGACGGCATTTGCATCAGCATCCTGAGCTTTCCTTTCAAGAAGTCGTAACTCCAAAAATGATCGCTTCAATATTGGAAAGCTATGGTATTGAAGTTCGCAGAAATGTTGGAGGAAGAGGCGTCGTAGGTAAAATAGCAGGAGGTAGGCCAGGAAAAACGATCGCATTGCGCGCTGATTTCGATGCTCTGCCGATTCAGGATGAGAAGGACGTTCCTTATAAATCGACGGTGCCGGGCGTGATGCATGCATGCGGCCATGATGGTCATACCGCAACCTTGCTGGCGGTGGCAAAGGTATTGAGCGAACATCGGGAGCAGTTGGCCGGGAACGTTGTGCTGCTGCATCAGCACGCCGAGGAAGTTGCACCGGGCGGGGCAATCGCGATGATTGAGGACGGCTGTCTGGATGGAGTGGATGTTGTTTTCGGTTCTCATTTAAACTCTAAAACTCCGCTCGGCACTTATGAATATAATAGCGGAGCATTTGCGGCTGCAGCCGATATATTTGAAATTAAAGTTCAAGGCCGCGGCGGACATGGCGCATCGCCGCATGAAACCGTTGATGCCGTTGTGGTAGGAGCGCAAATCGTCAACCATCTTCAAACGATCGTCAGCAGACACGTGAATCCGATGAAACCGGCTGTCGTTACGATCGGCTCCTTCCATGCCGGCAACGCGGAAAACGTAATTGCAGATACTGCCGTTCTGAAAGGAATCGTCAGAACCTTTGATCCGGACGTGCGGGATGATATCGAACAGGAGTTCAAACATATTGTGGAGAGTGTTTGTGCGAGTTTTCGCGCAAGCTGTGAGATCGAATATACGAAAGGTTACCCGGCACTTGTGAATCACGAAGAAGAAGCGAATGTATTTGCGAATGTGATCCGAAATACCGTTCATGACGGCATCCTGGAGGTTGCGAGCCCGACAATGGGCAGCGAGGATTTTGCCTATTTTCTGCACCATAAGCCGGGAATGTTCTTTAATACAGGCGCAGGAAATGCCGATGGCGCTCACTATCCGCACCATCATCCCAAATTTGATTTTGATGAAAAAGCGATGATTTATGCCGGGAAAGCGATGCTGAGCCTGGTGCATCACTACACGATTGCATAA
- a CDS encoding ABC transporter ATP-binding protein → MFRFHEVKAGVLQVSELTIPAKAITCIIGESGSGKTTLLRLLNVLDSPEEGEIWFDGVSLNEVNPVEWRRKAVMVPQSPVMFKGTVEDNLQVGRRFAGQSAATREQMMQALFLFSLDKELSQAADNLSGGEKQRLALARAVLMEPFVLLLDEPTSALDEATADTLMQRLSAYTRERNVTVIMITHSRTIAQTYADFIVEVKNGIPHMNGGLQRARNG, encoded by the coding sequence ATGTTTCGATTTCATGAGGTGAAAGCAGGGGTATTGCAGGTTTCGGAATTGACCATACCGGCGAAGGCGATCACTTGCATCATAGGGGAAAGCGGAAGCGGAAAGACGACGCTGCTAAGACTGCTCAACGTTTTGGACAGTCCTGAAGAAGGCGAGATTTGGTTCGACGGGGTTTCCTTGAATGAGGTCAATCCTGTTGAATGGCGGCGTAAAGCCGTAATGGTGCCCCAGTCTCCGGTGATGTTCAAGGGAACGGTTGAGGACAATTTGCAAGTCGGACGGCGCTTTGCAGGCCAGTCGGCCGCAACCCGGGAACAGATGATGCAGGCCTTGTTTCTGTTCAGTCTCGACAAGGAGCTGTCCCAAGCTGCGGACAATCTCTCGGGAGGAGAAAAACAGCGTTTGGCGCTGGCGAGGGCGGTTCTGATGGAACCGTTCGTCCTGCTGCTGGATGAACCGACATCCGCACTCGATGAAGCGACAGCCGATACGCTGATGCAGCGATTATCCGCTTATACCCGCGAGAGGAACGTCACGGTTATCATGATTACGCATTCCCGTACAATCGCTCAAACTTACGCCGATTTCATCGTAGAGGTGAAGAATGGAATTCCGCACATGAATGGAGGTCTGCAGCGTGCAAGAAACGGTTGA
- a CDS encoding ABC transporter permease: MQETVDLAFWQLGVAYLFVLLLIAIVRMKGIPREKEIGIASIRMVLQLILVGYLLEYVFRFSHPALTVLLVAVMLTFAIRTVFKREKGKLSRQMKRIIAISMSSGIIASLAVFILVVVGMKPWYDPRYVIPITGMIIGNSMTGIALGLHSMIENMQAQKAKVEAALMLGATPGTAARDIVNQAFDAAMLPTINSMVGMGIISLPGMMTGQILSGTSPIVAVEYQIAIMLGIVGSVSLSVLLFLQLGYRTFFNHRSQLRK; encoded by the coding sequence GTGCAAGAAACGGTTGACCTGGCGTTCTGGCAATTAGGCGTGGCGTACTTGTTCGTGCTTCTGCTCATTGCGATTGTGCGCATGAAAGGAATTCCGCGCGAAAAAGAAATAGGGATTGCTTCGATTCGAATGGTCCTGCAGTTGATTCTTGTCGGATACCTGCTGGAATATGTGTTTCGATTCTCGCATCCGGCATTAACGGTCTTGCTCGTGGCCGTTATGCTGACTTTCGCCATCCGTACCGTGTTCAAACGGGAGAAAGGCAAATTGTCCCGGCAAATGAAACGCATCATTGCCATCTCGATGAGTTCCGGCATCATTGCAAGTCTCGCCGTCTTTATTCTTGTCGTGGTTGGAATGAAGCCTTGGTACGACCCCAGATATGTCATTCCGATCACCGGGATGATCATCGGCAATTCGATGACCGGCATCGCGCTCGGTCTCCACTCGATGATCGAAAATATGCAGGCTCAGAAAGCAAAGGTTGAAGCGGCGCTTATGCTGGGCGCAACGCCGGGAACGGCGGCTCGCGATATCGTCAATCAAGCGTTTGATGCGGCCATGCTGCCGACCATCAATTCCATGGTCGGAATGGGCATCATTTCATTGCCTGGCATGATGACCGGCCAAATTTTGTCGGGCACCTCTCCGATTGTCGCGGTGGAATACCAGATTGCCATTATGCTCGGCATCGTCGGCAGTGTTTCGTTATCTGTTCTTCTGTTTTTGCAGCTTGGCTACCGGACGTTCTTTAATCATCGCAGCCAGTTGCGAAAATGA
- a CDS encoding aspartate aminotransferase family protein, producing the protein MTIQVDISMNELQQLDKQHFLHPSSSIKQQQEHGPAFIFTEGNGIYLKDISGKKVIDGLSSLWNVNIGHGRKEMGQAAFDQMSKLAYSSCFATFSHEPAILLAAKLAELTPGDLNATFFTSGGSESNDTAIKLVRHYWILKNQPQKKKIISRTKSYHGLTIGATSATGIKVFRDFTQSLAPDFYYADHFSPESLRELIEVEGPDTIAAFISEPVQGTGGVLIAPDGYFQEIRKICDEYHILFISDEVITGFGRTGKYFGIEHYGVIPDMMTVAKGITSGYAPLGGVILSQKIHHEFIELSTETLFHGYTYSGHPVSCAVALKNIEILEREKLVENARVMGEELLKGFQWLQKEHEIVGEVRGLGLMAAIELVQDKATHTRFAKPLAPTIATELMKRGLNCRAVVLEGADTLVFAPPFIITPKVVNRMIEILHDTLSIVESSSHSG; encoded by the coding sequence ATGACGATTCAAGTCGACATCAGCATGAATGAGCTACAGCAATTAGACAAACAGCATTTTTTGCATCCTTCATCTTCCATCAAACAACAACAAGAGCACGGACCCGCTTTTATTTTTACGGAAGGAAACGGAATTTATTTAAAAGATATAAGCGGGAAAAAAGTCATCGATGGTTTGTCCTCGCTTTGGAATGTGAATATCGGACACGGAAGAAAAGAAATGGGGCAAGCCGCATTCGATCAAATGTCAAAGCTTGCCTACAGCTCTTGCTTTGCTACGTTCAGCCACGAGCCTGCCATCCTGCTTGCCGCCAAGCTGGCCGAACTGACGCCGGGCGATTTAAATGCCACTTTCTTTACTTCGGGCGGATCCGAATCCAACGATACGGCGATCAAACTCGTTCGGCATTACTGGATCTTAAAAAATCAACCGCAAAAAAAGAAAATCATTTCACGGACAAAATCTTATCACGGATTAACAATAGGAGCGACAAGTGCAACAGGAATTAAGGTTTTTCGGGACTTTACCCAGTCACTGGCCCCGGATTTTTATTATGCGGATCATTTTTCTCCAGAATCGCTGAGGGAATTGATCGAAGTAGAAGGACCGGATACGATAGCCGCCTTTATATCAGAGCCAGTGCAAGGAACCGGCGGCGTCTTGATCGCACCAGACGGATATTTTCAAGAAATCAGAAAAATTTGCGACGAATATCATATTCTTTTTATCTCGGATGAAGTCATTACCGGATTTGGCAGGACAGGAAAATATTTTGGTATCGAGCATTATGGTGTGATTCCCGATATGATGACGGTTGCGAAAGGAATAACGAGCGGATATGCCCCGCTTGGAGGAGTCATTCTCTCGCAAAAAATTCATCACGAATTCATCGAGCTGTCAACCGAAACGCTGTTCCATGGATATACATACAGCGGACACCCTGTTTCATGTGCAGTCGCACTCAAAAACATTGAAATCTTGGAAAGAGAGAAGCTTGTAGAAAATGCAAGGGTTATGGGGGAAGAGCTCCTAAAAGGATTTCAATGGCTGCAGAAGGAGCATGAGATTGTTGGAGAGGTAAGAGGATTAGGATTAATGGCAGCGATCGAATTGGTACAAGATAAAGCGACACATACAAGGTTTGCCAAGCCTCTGGCGCCGACAATCGCAACTGAATTAATGAAACGAGGTCTCAACTGCCGGGCCGTCGTACTTGAAGGTGCGGACACGCTTGTTTTTGCACCGCCATTTATTATTACTCCTAAGGTAGTAAATCGCATGATTGAAATTCTCCACGATACTTTGTCTATTGTTGAATCATCGAGCCATTCGGGCTGA
- a CDS encoding amidohydrolase: MEKQELYELWDYLNKHPEVSWKEVNTTKKLMAVFEKGGFKPIPFQNMTGFYVEIGEGKPVIGLRADMDALYQDVDGVMQANHSCGHDAHMTIVTGAMHRLKKLEDQFTGTVRAIFQPAEEVGNGAVRVADEGVVDDVDYLFGVHVRPVNELNYPSCAPGMQHGACVFVKGKINGEDHHGARPHEGVSAIEVGHAIVSHLQQIHTSPQVPATVKMTNIIAGTENLNIIPGKATFGLDIRAQTNDVIDEIMKRVNHILTSLSELYGVSIEFEFEGYNPAAVINPEAEAILQAGIVNVLGEELLKPRIITPGSEDFHFYTLKRPQIKATMLALGADVTPGLHHPKMTFQKQAIENGVNILVEACLEACRIKKNDV, encoded by the coding sequence TTGGAAAAACAAGAACTATATGAACTATGGGATTATTTAAATAAACATCCGGAAGTAAGCTGGAAGGAAGTTAATACAACAAAAAAGCTAATGGCGGTTTTTGAAAAGGGCGGATTCAAGCCGATCCCTTTTCAAAACATGACAGGATTTTATGTAGAAATTGGGGAAGGAAAGCCAGTAATTGGCCTTCGTGCTGATATGGATGCTCTTTACCAGGATGTAGATGGGGTAATGCAAGCGAATCATTCCTGTGGTCATGATGCCCATATGACAATTGTTACGGGAGCTATGCATCGCTTAAAAAAACTTGAAGATCAATTTACTGGGACAGTTAGAGCTATTTTTCAACCTGCTGAGGAAGTGGGAAATGGTGCAGTTCGTGTTGCAGATGAAGGAGTTGTGGACGATGTAGATTATTTATTTGGCGTGCATGTTCGGCCGGTTAATGAGCTTAATTATCCATCATGCGCACCTGGCATGCAGCATGGAGCCTGTGTTTTCGTTAAAGGGAAAATTAATGGTGAGGACCATCATGGGGCACGCCCACATGAAGGAGTCAGCGCGATTGAAGTTGGGCATGCGATTGTGAGCCACCTTCAACAAATTCATACTTCTCCTCAAGTTCCTGCGACTGTTAAGATGACGAATATCATTGCAGGTACTGAGAATTTAAATATCATTCCTGGGAAGGCAACCTTTGGTCTCGATATTCGAGCTCAAACGAATGATGTAATTGATGAAATAATGAAACGGGTTAATCATATTTTGACGAGTCTTTCTGAACTTTACGGTGTGTCGATTGAATTTGAATTTGAAGGTTATAACCCGGCTGCTGTAATTAATCCTGAAGCCGAGGCCATTTTACAGGCTGGTATCGTGAACGTTCTAGGTGAGGAACTGTTGAAACCGAGAATCATCACGCCAGGATCTGAAGATTTTCATTTTTACACGCTCAAGCGTCCACAAATCAAAGCGACCATGCTCGCCTTAGGGGCTGATGTCACACCCGGTCTTCATCACCCGAAAATGACATTTCAAAAGCAAGCAATCGAGAACGGTGTCAATATTTTGGTAGAAGCATGTTTAGAAGCCTGCAGGATTAAAAAGAACGATGTTTGA
- a CDS encoding M24 family metallopeptidase, whose product MLMLPFTNEEYQERLKKVKAAMSDKGIDVLLITDPCNMYYLTGYNLKSYYVNQTVLVALDDEMPRFIGRYMDATVGVLITTWLSKDHVHGYSDDYVDNTTKHAADYISGLIKEFGYGKKTIGIEMEHDFITPMAYERYKMGLPEAKIVNGSKIVNWVRLIKSDNEIEMMRRAGKITRKIWEACVQAFEPGARQCDVAAAVLEAATRGTEEYGGDYQSGPPLFPGGEHAGACHLTWDDSRYPDRYDMYMETGGAYKRYHCPVTRTMCLGQPSEKFVYTANAAIEGLQEALAVVKEGVTCEEVEAAWRKTVAKYGIEKESRIGYSVGIAYPPTWGEKTVSLRPGDKTVLKQNMTLHCIPGLYYEDFGITISETFRVTKTGHEKFYDIPFDLLIKK is encoded by the coding sequence ATGTTAATGTTACCATTTACCAATGAGGAATATCAGGAAAGACTAAAAAAAGTAAAGGCTGCCATGAGCGACAAAGGCATTGATGTTTTACTGATCACAGATCCATGCAATATGTATTATCTGACCGGGTACAATTTGAAGTCCTATTATGTTAATCAAACTGTCTTAGTTGCGTTGGACGATGAAATGCCGCGGTTCATTGGCCGTTACATGGATGCGACCGTCGGCGTACTCATAACAACTTGGCTGTCAAAAGATCATGTTCATGGGTACAGCGATGACTACGTGGATAACACGACTAAGCATGCAGCGGACTACATATCGGGACTGATTAAAGAATTCGGATACGGCAAGAAGACGATTGGTATCGAAATGGAACATGACTTTATCACGCCGATGGCATACGAAAGGTATAAGATGGGTTTGCCTGAAGCGAAAATTGTGAATGGCAGCAAAATAGTTAACTGGGTGAGACTTATAAAATCCGATAACGAGATTGAAATGATGAGGCGCGCCGGTAAGATAACCAGAAAAATCTGGGAGGCCTGCGTCCAAGCATTCGAACCAGGCGCCAGGCAGTGCGATGTAGCTGCTGCGGTACTTGAGGCTGCCACTCGGGGAACCGAGGAATACGGCGGGGATTATCAATCAGGGCCTCCATTGTTTCCCGGCGGCGAGCATGCCGGAGCTTGTCACCTTACGTGGGATGACAGCAGGTATCCGGACAGATACGATATGTATATGGAAACAGGGGGTGCTTATAAACGCTATCATTGTCCGGTAACACGTACAATGTGCCTCGGGCAGCCTTCCGAAAAATTCGTTTACACAGCAAATGCTGCCATCGAAGGTTTGCAAGAGGCGCTTGCAGTTGTCAAGGAGGGTGTGACCTGTGAGGAAGTTGAAGCCGCTTGGAGAAAAACAGTAGCCAAATACGGCATTGAAAAAGAATCGCGCATTGGCTATTCCGTGGGTATTGCTTATCCTCCAACCTGGGGAGAGAAGACTGTCAGCCTTCGCCCCGGAGATAAGACCGTCCTGAAGCAAAACATGACCTTACACTGCATTCCCGGATTGTACTACGAAGATTTCGGCATTACAATCAGTGAGACTTTTAGGGTGACGAAAACAGGCCACGAAAAGTTTTATGACATCCCGTTTGATTTGCTAATCAAGAAATAA
- a CDS encoding leucyl aminopeptidase, protein MMSYQRVRTQFAFGAADKLREEVDALIVFVREEELLSSQPEGWLHPQVDHLLRSYYAKSIFKAKPQETQVIPTFGFTAGSHAVFIGIGNPPYNTDHLRNAGAAAAKAVERLKAEHVQIRLPQDIVAGACGCDAGQAAQAITEGFLLWLHKRLPRKREHNRRHAVQSVTLLPGSGEPKDSETFRDAWTSGVARGILFAEATGYARDLTNMPGNSLNPQGLAEEAIRLAKRLGLECEIIDESAAAEQGMGSLLAVGQGSKNPPRMIVMEYQGAPEREEVWGLIGKGITFDSGGLSIKKSDEMENMMLDMGGAAAVLGAMHIIGAERPAVNVVAVIPAAENMPSDRSYKPGDVLTTMSGRTIEVIDTDAEGRIVLADAMTTAIRRGATKLIDVATLTYAVIVAFDDHITGAVSNNEVLQQQVLEAGRRTGERIWALPTDDYYFKKLESDAADLKNFDKSSGDAIVAGLFIGVFAEGMPWVHLDIGGTGWLSEDRGCVRKGGTGVMVRTLAELIVSGQ, encoded by the coding sequence ATGATGAGTTACCAGCGGGTGCGCACACAATTTGCATTCGGAGCAGCGGATAAGCTCAGAGAAGAGGTCGATGCCCTCATCGTGTTTGTCCGTGAGGAAGAGTTGTTATCATCACAGCCGGAAGGCTGGCTCCACCCTCAAGTGGATCATTTGTTGCGCAGCTATTACGCCAAGTCGATATTTAAAGCAAAACCGCAAGAGACACAGGTGATTCCGACGTTCGGCTTCACTGCCGGCAGCCATGCCGTATTTATCGGCATAGGGAACCCGCCTTATAACACGGACCATTTGCGCAATGCGGGAGCTGCCGCTGCGAAAGCAGTGGAACGGCTGAAGGCCGAGCATGTTCAAATCAGGCTGCCGCAAGATATCGTTGCCGGGGCATGCGGGTGCGATGCCGGGCAAGCGGCTCAAGCGATTACGGAAGGGTTTCTGTTATGGCTCCACAAGCGGCTGCCGAGAAAAAGAGAGCATAACCGGCGTCACGCCGTTCAATCCGTCACTCTGCTTCCGGGATCGGGCGAACCGAAGGACAGCGAGACGTTCAGGGACGCTTGGACGAGCGGAGTGGCTCGCGGCATTCTGTTTGCGGAAGCAACCGGATATGCCCGGGATTTGACTAACATGCCAGGGAACAGCTTGAATCCGCAAGGGTTAGCCGAGGAAGCCATCCGGCTGGCAAAACGGCTCGGCCTTGAATGCGAAATTATAGACGAATCGGCAGCGGCCGAGCAGGGGATGGGAAGTCTGCTTGCCGTCGGTCAGGGAAGCAAAAATCCGCCGCGCATGATCGTTATGGAATATCAGGGCGCTCCGGAACGAGAAGAAGTATGGGGCTTGATCGGCAAAGGCATCACCTTCGATTCCGGAGGGTTATCGATAAAGAAATCCGATGAAATGGAAAACATGATGCTCGATATGGGCGGCGCCGCCGCAGTGCTTGGTGCGATGCATATCATCGGAGCAGAGCGTCCGGCCGTGAATGTCGTAGCGGTCATTCCCGCCGCCGAGAATATGCCTTCGGATCGTTCCTACAAACCGGGAGACGTCCTGACAACGATGAGCGGACGAACAATTGAAGTCATCGATACAGATGCAGAAGGCCGTATCGTACTGGCCGACGCAATGACAACGGCAATCCGGCGGGGAGCAACGAAGCTGATTGACGTGGCCACGTTGACCTATGCGGTAATTGTCGCTTTTGACGATCACATTACGGGTGCGGTAAGCAATAACGAAGTGCTGCAGCAACAGGTATTGGAGGCGGGACGCCGGACAGGTGAACGGATTTGGGCGCTGCCGACGGACGATTACTACTTCAAGAAGCTCGAAAGCGACGCGGCCGATTTGAAAAATTTCGATAAGTCAAGCGGAGACGCGATCGTTGCCGGTCTTTTCATCGGTGTGTTCGCCGAAGGAATGCCTTGGGTACATCTGGATATCGGAGGAACCGGTTGGCTGAGCGAGGATCGCGGCTGCGTGCGTAAAGGAGGTACGGGCGTCATGGTTCGGACATTGGCCGAACTGATCGTTTCCGGCCAATGA
- a CDS encoding ornithine cyclodeaminase family protein has protein sequence MAKVLVINQDLFQQLVTFEETIAIVEQAFTRFYQQRSIVFPAVRHPIEEHNGIFSIKSSYLIDDSSVGLKTGGFWKNNSKIGKTNHQSTMLLLNPETGEPVCLMDANYLTGIRTGAAGAVAAKYLARQNSRTVSLIGAGVQARTQLEGLTHLFSIEKVTVVSHTEESSRKLAEEIRQKGIAAEHSVSPRQAVEQSDIVITTTPSFSPVIKTSWLTDGTHINAIGSDTKGKREIEMDRMPDKVVCDYWEQSSSLGELQNQVTRKVLYGELGEITSGEKPGRQSASEMTLFDSTGISVQDLSVAAFAYRKAMDLKKGVYVEL, from the coding sequence ATGGCAAAGGTATTGGTAATTAATCAGGATTTGTTTCAGCAGCTTGTTACTTTTGAAGAAACCATAGCAATCGTCGAGCAGGCGTTTACCCGGTTTTATCAACAAAGAAGCATTGTTTTTCCTGCCGTCCGGCATCCGATCGAAGAGCATAACGGCATTTTCAGCATCAAATCGTCGTATCTGATCGATGACAGTTCGGTTGGTCTCAAAACCGGGGGATTCTGGAAAAACAACAGCAAGATCGGCAAGACCAATCATCAATCGACCATGCTTCTGTTAAACCCGGAAACGGGAGAACCGGTCTGTTTGATGGATGCCAACTATTTGACGGGAATACGCACAGGAGCCGCCGGAGCTGTAGCGGCAAAATACTTGGCACGCCAGAATAGCAGAACTGTCAGCCTGATCGGCGCGGGCGTACAAGCACGCACTCAGCTTGAAGGGCTGACTCACCTGTTCTCCATTGAGAAAGTCACCGTTGTTTCACACACGGAAGAATCCTCCAGGAAGCTCGCAGAGGAGATTCGGCAAAAGGGGATTGCTGCCGAACACTCCGTTTCGCCCCGACAAGCAGTGGAGCAATCCGATATCGTCATCACCACTACCCCTTCATTCTCTCCTGTAATCAAAACCTCTTGGCTCACGGATGGGACCCACATTAATGCGATAGGAAGCGATACAAAAGGAAAGCGTGAAATCGAGATGGACCGAATGCCGGACAAAGTGGTATGCGACTATTGGGAACAGTCCTCCAGTTTGGGCGAGCTTCAGAATCAGGTAACAAGAAAAGTTCTTTATGGGGAGCTCGGCGAAATTACAAGCGGTGAGAAACCGGGACGGCAGTCCGCAAGCGAAATGACGTTGTTTGATTCAACCGGGATCTCTGTACAAGACCTCAGCGTTGCGGCATTTGCCTACCGAAAAGCGATGGACTTGAAGAAAGGCGTTTATGTAGAACTTTAA
- a CDS encoding peptide ABC transporter substrate-binding protein — protein sequence MRMKSFLGSIMALVIGFTVLTGCNFGSSGKNTSSTSTSNETGSSAAPTLPKQILNMIEGDEISTLDTAKDMNAISANAMNSLYEGLFRYNDKDQPELALAEKHEASEDGLTHTFTLRDAKWSNGDPVTAHDFEYGWKRVAKENGPYISLFELAALLNVTKIMNGEMKPDDLGVKAIDDKTLEVKLSAPSPMLEMLMALPIFAPQNEKFVTQAGEKYGLEYDKVLSNGPFVMTEWKHNQSWQYKKNEQYWDAEHVKLEEVNVFVVKEGSAAVNLFETEKVDRAVYLSPSDVAGYEGSEHLIKMATTSNSFIRLNPDFAPFKNENIRRAISMAMDRESLTSIILNDGTIPSYGIVPAHFSLSPDNKYFREANGELSKGTKEEAQALWQKGLAEIGQTKVEPTLIFSDEDWSKKTAEFLKAQLEKDLPGFTLKLETVPFDQRITREKAFDYEMTLSTWGADYNDPTAFLDMWVTGRAANRMKYSNPAYDELLAKSNVETDPKKRYDMLLELEKMLIKDDAAFVPLMQFGNLILKRSNVKGMIEHYSGIEYSLKWAYIE from the coding sequence ATGAGAATGAAATCTTTCCTTGGGTCCATCATGGCGCTGGTTATCGGCTTCACCGTGCTAACCGGCTGTAATTTTGGTTCGTCGGGCAAAAATACGAGTTCCACAAGTACTAGCAATGAAACCGGTTCGAGCGCCGCTCCAACACTTCCAAAACAGATTTTGAATATGATCGAAGGCGATGAAATCTCGACGCTGGATACCGCGAAGGATATGAATGCGATCTCAGCGAACGCCATGAACAGCCTCTACGAGGGACTGTTCCGATACAATGACAAGGATCAGCCGGAGCTGGCCCTTGCCGAGAAGCATGAAGCGAGCGAGGACGGATTAACCCACACCTTTACACTGCGCGATGCCAAATGGTCGAACGGCGATCCGGTCACGGCGCACGATTTTGAATATGGCTGGAAACGGGTGGCGAAAGAGAACGGGCCATATATATCGCTATTCGAATTGGCCGCTTTGCTAAACGTGACTAAAATCATGAACGGTGAAATGAAGCCTGACGATCTGGGCGTTAAAGCGATTGACGACAAGACGCTGGAGGTAAAACTTTCCGCGCCTAGTCCGATGTTGGAAATGCTGATGGCACTGCCGATTTTCGCCCCGCAAAACGAGAAGTTCGTTACACAGGCCGGCGAAAAATACGGGCTTGAGTACGATAAAGTGTTGTCCAACGGACCGTTTGTGATGACCGAATGGAAGCATAACCAGAGCTGGCAGTACAAAAAAAATGAACAGTACTGGGACGCCGAACATGTCAAACTGGAAGAGGTCAACGTCTTTGTCGTAAAAGAAGGTTCGGCTGCGGTCAACTTGTTTGAGACGGAAAAGGTGGATCGGGCGGTTTATTTGAGTCCGTCTGATGTGGCCGGCTACGAGGGATCGGAACATCTCATCAAGATGGCGACAACTTCCAACAGCTTCATACGGCTCAATCCTGATTTTGCTCCGTTCAAGAATGAAAATATCAGACGTGCGATCAGTATGGCTATGGATCGGGAAAGTTTGACGAGCATCATATTGAATGACGGAACCATTCCATCCTATGGCATCGTGCCGGCTCATTTTTCCTTATCGCCGGATAACAAATATTTCCGTGAAGCAAACGGCGAATTGAGCAAAGGCACGAAGGAAGAGGCTCAAGCGTTATGGCAAAAAGGTTTGGCGGAAATCGGGCAAACGAAAGTGGAACCGACCTTGATCTTCTCGGACGAAGATTGGTCCAAAAAAACGGCGGAATTTTTGAAGGCGCAGCTTGAGAAAGATTTGCCGGGATTCACCTTGAAATTGGAGACGGTCCCGTTCGATCAACGGATCACTCGGGAAAAAGCGTTTGATTATGAAATGACGTTATCCACATGGGGGGCCGACTATAACGATCCGACGGCTTTCTTGGATATGTGGGTCACAGGCAGGGCGGCCAATCGAATGAAGTATTCCAATCCGGCCTACGATGAGCTGCTTGCGAAGTCCAACGTCGAAACGGATCCGAAAAAACGTTATGACATGCTGCTTGAACTGGAAAAGATGCTCATTAAAGATGATGCGGCGTTCGTGCCGTTGATGCAATTCGGCAATTTAATCTTAAAGCGCAGCAATGTCAAAGGGATGATTGAGCATTACAGCGGGATCGAGTATTCCTTGAAGTGGGCCTATATCGAATAG